One Paraburkholderia kururiensis DNA window includes the following coding sequences:
- a CDS encoding ABC transporter permease subunit, translating to MKPNRILQIVALGLGFAFLYIPIVSLVVYSFNESQLVTVWTRFSTKWYAALVRDDELIAAAWLSLRIALMTAFASVVIGTWAGFVLARMGRFRGFTLYTGMINAPLVIPEVIQGISLLLLFVEMGKLIGWPAGRGIFTIWIGHVMLCISYVAIIVQSRVRELNPSLEEAALDLGATPVKVFFAITLPLISQALVAGWLLSFTLSIDDLVLSAFLSGPGSTTLPLVVFSRVRLGLNPEMNALATLFIAVVTVGVIVANHFMQRAERRRLAEAA from the coding sequence ATGAAGCCGAATCGTATCCTGCAGATCGTCGCGCTCGGACTCGGCTTCGCGTTCCTGTACATCCCGATCGTGAGCCTCGTCGTCTATTCGTTCAACGAGTCGCAACTCGTGACGGTGTGGACGCGCTTTTCGACGAAGTGGTACGCGGCGCTCGTGCGCGACGACGAACTGATCGCCGCCGCCTGGCTCTCGTTGCGCATCGCGCTGATGACGGCGTTCGCCTCGGTCGTGATCGGCACGTGGGCGGGCTTCGTGCTCGCGCGCATGGGCCGCTTTCGCGGCTTCACGCTCTACACGGGCATGATCAACGCGCCGCTCGTGATTCCCGAGGTGATCCAGGGCATTTCGCTGCTGCTGCTCTTCGTGGAAATGGGCAAGCTGATCGGCTGGCCTGCGGGGCGCGGCATCTTCACGATCTGGATCGGTCACGTGATGCTGTGCATTTCGTACGTCGCGATCATCGTGCAGTCGCGTGTGCGCGAGCTGAATCCTTCGCTGGAAGAGGCGGCGCTCGATCTGGGCGCCACGCCCGTCAAGGTGTTCTTCGCGATCACGCTGCCGCTCATTTCCCAGGCGCTGGTGGCGGGCTGGCTGCTCTCGTTCACGCTCTCCATCGACGACCTCGTGCTCTCGGCGTTCCTCTCCGGGCCCGGTTCCACGACGCTGCCGCTCGTGGTGTTCTCGCGCGTGCGTCTGGGCCTGAATCCCGAGATGAACGCGCTCGCCACGCTCTTCATCGCCGTCGTGACGGTCGGCGTGATCGTGGCGAATCACTTCATGCAGCGGGCCGAGCGCAGGCGTCTCGCCGAAGCGGCTTAG
- a CDS encoding class I SAM-dependent methyltransferase, producing the protein MLHDSTQRFTDRVADYVKYRPSYPREVVAFAHIDCGVATHARVADIGAGTGISARLFLEAGHPVVAVEPNTAMRHAADQWLGGYPGYRSAAGTAEATTLGDASVDLVIAAQAFHWFDEEGAKREFARILKPRGIVMLFWNSRLVAGTPFLEGYEALLQRYGVDYQEVAERYGDDAAMARWFGDGFEHKAVFPNAQRLDFDALKGRLMSSSYAPKPGHPNHEPMLAALRELFDATAQDGTVEFAYDTRVYAGRMAVAPTR; encoded by the coding sequence ATGCTGCACGACTCCACCCAGCGTTTCACCGACCGCGTGGCCGACTACGTGAAATACCGGCCCTCGTACCCGCGCGAGGTCGTCGCATTTGCGCATATCGATTGCGGCGTAGCGACTCATGCGCGCGTGGCGGACATTGGCGCGGGGACGGGTATTTCGGCGCGGCTCTTTCTCGAGGCGGGCCACCCCGTGGTGGCGGTGGAACCGAACACGGCCATGCGTCATGCGGCCGACCAGTGGCTGGGCGGGTATCCGGGCTATCGCAGCGCCGCGGGCACGGCGGAGGCCACCACGCTGGGCGATGCCAGCGTGGATCTCGTGATCGCGGCCCAGGCGTTCCACTGGTTCGACGAAGAAGGCGCGAAACGCGAGTTCGCGCGCATTCTCAAGCCGCGCGGCATCGTCATGCTGTTCTGGAACAGCCGGCTCGTTGCGGGCACGCCGTTCCTCGAAGGCTACGAAGCGTTGCTGCAGCGCTATGGCGTGGACTATCAGGAAGTGGCCGAGCGCTACGGCGACGACGCCGCGATGGCGCGCTGGTTCGGCGACGGCTTCGAGCACAAGGCGGTGTTCCCCAACGCGCAGCGGCTCGACTTCGACGCACTGAAGGGCCGGCTGATGTCGTCGTCGTACGCACCCAAACCCGGGCATCCGAACCATGAGCCGATGCTCGCGGCCCTGCGCGAACTGTTCGACGCGACCGCGCAGGACGGCACCGTGGAATTCGCCTACGACACGCGCGTGTACGCGGGCCGCATGGCGGTTGCGCCGACGCGTTGA
- a CDS encoding RcnB family protein yields MKKRTLSLAVAACMLGTALSAFAQPVPGDAPDGPPPQDRRGGHGEDSPEHGPRHRPDGPGMPPGHDARRPVPHSDWHRGERVPPDYRDPRYVVDDWRAHDLEAPPAGYQWLQVNGEFVLVAITTGVIASILLAPHR; encoded by the coding sequence ATGAAAAAACGCACACTCTCACTCGCCGTTGCGGCGTGCATGCTGGGCACGGCGCTGTCGGCCTTCGCACAACCCGTCCCGGGCGATGCACCGGACGGCCCGCCGCCACAGGATCGGCGGGGCGGGCACGGCGAGGATTCGCCGGAGCACGGTCCGCGGCACCGTCCCGATGGTCCCGGCATGCCGCCCGGGCACGACGCGCGGCGCCCCGTGCCGCACAGCGACTGGCATCGCGGCGAGCGCGTGCCGCCCGACTATCGCGATCCGCGCTATGTGGTGGACGACTGGCGTGCGCACGATCTGGAGGCGCCGCCCGCCGGCTATCAATGGCTGCAGGTCAATGGCGAGTTCGTGCTGGTCGCGATCACGACCGGTGTGATTGCGAGCATCCTGCTTGCGCCGCACCGTTGA
- a CDS encoding ABC transporter ATP-binding protein: MSEQSSAPAAAGASPRSNAPVADRATEDFVQVIDVVKKFGETVAVRNVSLSVRKGELFALLGSSGCGKSTLLRMLAGFEPVTSGKILIDGEDLAQLPPYRRPVNMMFQSYALFPHMTVEANVAFGLKQEGVPKAEIKERVQAVLDLVQMSRFAKRKPHQLSGGQQQRVALARSLVKRPKLLLLDEPMSALDKQIRQRTQIELVNILDKVGVTCIMVTHDQEEAMTMASRLAVMSEGQIVQLGTPSEVYEYPNTRFSAEFIGSTNLFDGNVVEDEPDHVFVECAELPVRLYVNHGITGPLGMPVTISVRPERIALTRKPPEGAFNWGHGVVKNIAYMGGYSLYHVKLDSGKTVIANVSSLALSEIDSPTWDDEVYVRWSASAGVVLTS; this comes from the coding sequence ATGAGTGAGCAGTCGAGCGCGCCGGCCGCGGCCGGTGCATCGCCCCGAAGCAATGCGCCCGTTGCAGACCGTGCAACGGAAGATTTCGTTCAGGTCATCGACGTCGTCAAGAAGTTCGGCGAGACGGTGGCGGTGAGGAACGTGAGCCTGTCGGTGAGGAAGGGCGAACTGTTCGCGCTGCTCGGCAGCTCGGGCTGCGGCAAGTCTACGCTGCTGCGCATGCTGGCGGGCTTCGAGCCCGTCACGTCGGGCAAGATCCTGATCGACGGCGAAGACCTCGCGCAGTTGCCGCCGTACCGGCGGCCCGTGAACATGATGTTCCAGTCGTATGCGCTCTTTCCGCACATGACGGTGGAGGCCAACGTCGCCTTCGGCCTCAAGCAGGAAGGCGTGCCGAAGGCCGAGATCAAGGAGCGCGTGCAGGCCGTGCTCGACCTCGTACAGATGAGCCGCTTCGCGAAGCGCAAGCCGCATCAGCTGTCGGGCGGTCAGCAGCAGCGCGTGGCGCTCGCGCGCTCGCTCGTGAAACGTCCGAAGCTGCTGCTGCTCGACGAGCCGATGTCCGCGCTCGACAAGCAGATCCGCCAGCGCACGCAGATCGAGCTCGTCAACATTCTCGACAAGGTGGGCGTCACCTGCATCATGGTCACGCACGACCAGGAAGAGGCGATGACGATGGCGAGCCGCCTTGCCGTGATGAGCGAAGGCCAGATCGTCCAGCTCGGCACGCCGAGCGAAGTCTACGAATACCCGAACACGCGTTTTTCGGCCGAATTCATCGGCTCCACCAATCTCTTCGACGGCAACGTGGTGGAAGACGAGCCCGACCACGTGTTCGTGGAATGCGCGGAACTGCCCGTGCGGCTCTACGTGAACCACGGTATTACGGGCCCGCTCGGCATGCCGGTGACGATCTCGGTGCGGCCCGAGCGCATCGCGCTCACGCGCAAGCCGCCCGAGGGTGCGTTCAACTGGGGCCATGGCGTCGTCAAGAACATCGCGTACATGGGCGGCTACTCGCTGTACCACGTGAAGCTCGATTCGGGCAAAACGGTGATCGCGAACGTGTCGAGCCTCGCGCTGTCCGAAATCGACTCGCCCACCTGGGACGACGAAGTCTACGTGCGCTGGAGCGCCTCCGCGGGCGTGGTGCTGACGTCATGA
- a CDS encoding NAD(P)H-dependent flavin oxidoreductase, producing MFPSHPFAPLRIRGRALLPIVQGGMGVGISAHRLAGSVAREGAVGTIASIDLRHHHPDLLDMCRADPRRETLERANLIALSREIEGAKRLSEGRGMIAVNVMKAVSAHADYVRAACENGADAIVMGAGLPLDLPDLTQGHDIALIPILSDARGIALVLKKWMKKGRLPDAVVIEHPAHAGGHLGVTNLSEMNDERFSFERIFAELDPVFTSLGLRREDVPLIVAGGINSHEAVRKWLAAGANGVQVGTPFAVTEEGDAHPNFKRVLADARPEDIVEFVSVTGLPARAVKTPWLARYLRNEARIRAKIGSIKNACPTALECLSVCGLRDGVEKFGHFCIDTRLAAALRGDVANGLFFRGRESLPFGNAIRSVRELMELLLTGVARPAVARCGAFALV from the coding sequence ATGTTTCCATCTCACCCGTTCGCGCCACTCAGAATTCGTGGCCGCGCGCTCTTGCCCATCGTGCAGGGCGGCATGGGCGTCGGCATTTCGGCCCATCGGCTCGCCGGCAGCGTGGCGCGCGAAGGCGCGGTCGGCACGATCGCGAGCATCGACCTGCGCCACCATCACCCCGATCTGCTCGACATGTGCCGTGCGGACCCGCGACGCGAGACGCTGGAGCGTGCGAACCTGATCGCGCTCTCCCGCGAGATCGAAGGCGCGAAGCGGCTTTCGGAAGGCCGCGGCATGATCGCTGTCAACGTGATGAAGGCGGTGAGCGCGCACGCGGACTACGTGCGCGCGGCCTGCGAGAACGGTGCGGACGCCATCGTGATGGGCGCCGGTCTGCCGCTCGATCTGCCCGATCTCACGCAAGGGCATGACATCGCGCTGATCCCCATTCTCTCGGACGCCCGCGGCATTGCGCTCGTGCTGAAGAAGTGGATGAAGAAGGGCCGCTTGCCGGACGCGGTCGTGATCGAGCATCCCGCTCACGCGGGCGGCCACCTCGGCGTGACCAACCTCTCGGAAATGAACGACGAGCGTTTTTCGTTCGAGCGCATTTTTGCCGAACTCGATCCTGTCTTCACGTCGCTCGGTCTGCGCCGCGAAGACGTGCCGTTGATCGTGGCGGGTGGCATCAACAGCCACGAGGCCGTGCGCAAGTGGCTGGCCGCGGGCGCGAACGGCGTGCAGGTCGGCACGCCGTTTGCCGTGACGGAAGAGGGCGACGCGCACCCCAACTTCAAGCGTGTGCTGGCCGACGCGCGCCCCGAAGACATCGTCGAGTTCGTGAGCGTGACGGGGCTGCCCGCGCGTGCCGTGAAGACGCCGTGGCTCGCGCGCTACCTGCGCAACGAGGCGCGCATTCGCGCCAAGATCGGCAGCATCAAGAATGCGTGCCCCACGGCGCTCGAATGCCTCTCGGTGTGCGGCCTGCGCGACGGCGTGGAGAAGTTCGGGCACTTCTGTATCGACACGCGTCTTGCCGCCGCGTTGCGCGGCGACGTCGCCAATGGGCTCTTCTTCCGCGGCCGCGAGTCGCTGCCGTTCGGCAACGCCATTCGCAGCGTGCGCGAGCTCATGGAACTGTTGCTGACCGGCGTAGCGCGACCGGCTGTCGCACGGTGTGGAGCGTTCGCGCTGGTTTGA
- a CDS encoding DUF1289 domain-containing protein, whose protein sequence is MTSNLHDLPDSPCIGVCSTLFDEVCKGCGRTAAEVSQWVFMSEEEKRAVWERIQREGTAMRFKYDKL, encoded by the coding sequence ATGACCTCCAATCTGCACGACCTTCCCGACAGCCCCTGCATCGGCGTCTGCTCGACGCTTTTCGACGAGGTCTGCAAGGGCTGCGGCCGCACGGCCGCGGAGGTCTCGCAGTGGGTTTTCATGAGCGAGGAGGAAAAGCGCGCGGTCTGGGAACGCATTCAGCGCGAAGGCACGGCGATGCGCTTCAAGTACGACAAGCTGTAG
- a CDS encoding polyamine ABC transporter substrate-binding protein: MKKQVVGQLAALVLCAVPFATSMAKDTQLNVYNWSDYIAKDTIPNFEKQTGVKVRYDNYDSDDTLQAKLLTGNSGYDIVVPTSNYAGKQIAAGIFAPLDKSKLPNLKYLDPQLMELVAGADPGNKYAVPWAWGTTGLGYNVTKVQQILGKNVPLDNWDILFKPENISKLKACGVSVLDAPDQMFAAALHYIGKDPMSHNPDDYRAALAMLKKIRPYITQFNSSGYINDMVGGDVCFTYGWSGDVVIAKHRAIDAKKPYKIEYFIPKGGAPIWFDVMTIPKDAAHKEAALEWINHIETPQVHAAITNAVYYPSANAEARKYVDKDIANDPAIYPPADVVKTLFLLKPLPPEIQRLQTRLWTEFKSGR, encoded by the coding sequence ATGAAGAAACAGGTGGTGGGCCAGCTGGCGGCGCTCGTGCTGTGCGCGGTGCCCTTTGCGACGTCGATGGCGAAGGACACGCAGCTCAACGTGTACAACTGGTCCGATTACATCGCCAAGGACACGATCCCGAACTTCGAGAAGCAGACCGGCGTGAAGGTCCGCTACGACAACTACGACAGCGACGACACGCTGCAGGCCAAGCTCCTCACCGGCAATTCCGGCTACGACATCGTCGTGCCCACCAGCAATTACGCGGGCAAGCAGATCGCCGCCGGCATCTTCGCGCCGCTCGACAAGTCGAAGCTGCCGAACCTCAAGTACCTCGATCCCCAACTGATGGAACTCGTGGCGGGCGCGGACCCGGGCAACAAGTACGCGGTGCCCTGGGCCTGGGGCACGACGGGCCTCGGCTACAACGTGACCAAGGTGCAGCAGATTCTCGGCAAGAACGTTCCGCTCGATAACTGGGACATCCTCTTCAAGCCCGAGAACATTTCGAAGCTGAAGGCCTGCGGCGTATCGGTGCTCGATGCACCCGACCAGATGTTCGCAGCGGCGCTCCATTACATCGGCAAAGACCCGATGAGCCACAACCCGGACGACTATCGCGCCGCGCTCGCAATGCTCAAGAAGATCCGGCCGTACATCACGCAGTTCAACTCGTCGGGCTACATCAACGACATGGTGGGCGGCGACGTGTGCTTCACCTACGGCTGGTCGGGCGACGTCGTGATCGCGAAGCACCGCGCCATCGACGCGAAGAAACCTTACAAGATCGAATACTTCATTCCGAAGGGCGGCGCGCCGATCTGGTTTGACGTGATGACCATTCCGAAGGACGCGGCCCACAAGGAAGCCGCGCTCGAGTGGATCAACCACATCGAGACGCCGCAGGTTCATGCCGCGATCACGAACGCTGTCTACTATCCGAGCGCCAACGCCGAGGCGCGCAAGTACGTGGACAAGGACATCGCCAACGACCCGGCCATCTACCCGCCGGCGGACGTCGTGAAGACGCTGTTCCTGTTGAAGCCGCTGCCGCCTGAAATCCAGCGGCTGCAAACGCGCCTGTGGACCGAGTTCAAGTCCGGCCGCTGA
- a CDS encoding methyl-accepting chemotaxis protein, which translates to MTRFRFRRAVRARSIVDDIAAQAGRLGIEICDVSGHVDEVAARVERQAEVCQALRESAAQTMSGNHRIAEAARAMRTVTAGTAESVQQSQQTIESSLADIHGLVEGVTVIETQIAALRTALEHVSRVSEEISLIARQTNLLALNAAIEAARAGESGKSFAVVAAEVKNLAAKTAQATSQIETTLTQLTRQTDELMTEGAANTARAHRVRTGTAMIGEVVHSTGHAIAQLNDEAAQIAELTGQIETQCDGLEAQVLEMASDVEDSGRNFVHAKDQLGKLLGVSESLIELTAATGVETADTPFIAAVQEAAAKIGKLFEAAVARGDISMDHLFDSHYAPIAGTNPQQFMTHFTAFTDRVLPAVQEPLLKLDERVAFCAAVDTRGYLPTHNLKFSQPQREDAVWNSANCRNRRLFNDRTGLAAGSHTKPFLLQTYRRDMGGGALVLMKDASAPIFVNGRHWGGFRMGYRV; encoded by the coding sequence ATGACGCGTTTTCGCTTCCGTCGTGCCGTGCGCGCGCGGTCGATCGTCGACGATATTGCGGCCCAGGCCGGCCGGCTCGGCATCGAGATATGCGATGTCTCGGGTCACGTCGACGAGGTGGCGGCACGCGTGGAGCGGCAAGCCGAAGTCTGCCAGGCACTGCGCGAGTCCGCGGCGCAGACCATGAGCGGCAATCATCGGATCGCCGAAGCGGCGCGCGCCATGCGCACGGTCACGGCCGGCACCGCGGAGAGCGTGCAGCAGTCGCAACAGACCATCGAGTCGTCGCTCGCCGACATCCACGGCCTCGTGGAAGGCGTCACCGTGATCGAGACCCAGATCGCGGCGCTGCGCACGGCACTGGAACACGTGAGCCGCGTGTCCGAGGAAATCTCGCTGATCGCGCGGCAGACCAATCTGCTCGCGCTCAACGCGGCCATCGAAGCGGCGCGCGCAGGCGAATCCGGCAAGAGCTTCGCGGTGGTGGCCGCCGAGGTGAAGAACCTCGCGGCGAAAACGGCGCAGGCTACGAGCCAGATCGAGACCACCCTCACCCAGCTCACGCGCCAGACCGACGAACTGATGACCGAAGGCGCCGCGAACACGGCGCGCGCGCATCGCGTGCGCACGGGCACGGCCATGATCGGCGAAGTCGTGCATTCGACGGGCCACGCCATCGCGCAGCTCAACGACGAGGCCGCGCAGATCGCGGAACTCACGGGGCAGATCGAGACGCAGTGCGACGGCCTCGAAGCGCAAGTGCTGGAGATGGCAAGCGACGTGGAAGATTCGGGCCGCAACTTCGTCCACGCGAAAGACCAGTTGGGCAAGCTGCTGGGCGTGTCGGAGTCGCTGATCGAGTTGACCGCGGCCACCGGCGTGGAAACGGCCGACACGCCGTTCATCGCGGCGGTGCAGGAAGCGGCCGCGAAGATCGGCAAGCTGTTCGAGGCGGCGGTGGCGCGCGGCGACATCTCGATGGACCATCTCTTCGACAGCCACTACGCGCCCATCGCCGGCACGAACCCGCAGCAGTTCATGACGCATTTCACGGCGTTCACGGACCGCGTGCTGCCTGCCGTGCAGGAGCCGCTTCTCAAGCTCGACGAACGCGTGGCGTTCTGCGCGGCCGTCGATACGCGCGGCTATCTGCCTACGCACAACCTGAAGTTCTCGCAGCCGCAGCGTGAAGACGCGGTCTGGAATTCGGCGAACTGCCGCAACCGGCGTCTCTTCAACGATCGCACCGGTCTTGCTGCCGGCTCGCACACCAAGCCGTTCCTGCTGCAGACGTATCGCCGCGACATGGGCGGCGGCGCGCTCGTGCTGATGAAGGATGCGTCGGCGCCTATCTTCGTCAATGGGCGCCACTGGGGCGGGTTCCGGATGGGGTACCGGGTTTAG
- a CDS encoding OmpW/AlkL family protein, which yields MQKLIKTLAASACVLGAAFAAPAANAADAATTPDAVTDATSGGIHAGDWLVRLRAISIEPNARTSDTLSALNVDVNNAIVPELDFTYMIRDYLGVELILGTSRHQVTSSLGNLGGVGVLPPTLLLQYHFNHAGKVRPYVGAGVNYTLFYNNGLHAGGSQISVGNHSFGPALQAGIDFQVTKKIFANVDIKKIWMKTDASLNGASLGTLHIDPLVVGVGVGMKF from the coding sequence ATGCAAAAGCTCATCAAGACCCTTGCCGCTTCAGCCTGCGTGCTTGGCGCGGCATTCGCCGCCCCGGCGGCCAACGCGGCAGACGCCGCCACCACGCCGGACGCGGTTACCGACGCCACCAGCGGCGGCATCCATGCCGGCGACTGGCTGGTACGTCTGCGTGCCATCAGCATCGAACCGAACGCGCGCACGAGCGATACGCTCTCCGCGCTGAACGTCGATGTGAACAACGCGATCGTGCCGGAACTCGACTTCACGTACATGATCCGCGACTACCTCGGCGTCGAGCTGATTCTCGGTACGTCGCGCCATCAGGTCACTTCGAGCCTCGGCAACCTGGGCGGTGTCGGCGTGCTGCCGCCCACGCTGCTGCTGCAGTACCACTTCAACCATGCGGGCAAGGTGCGTCCGTACGTGGGCGCCGGCGTCAACTACACGCTTTTCTACAACAACGGCTTGCATGCGGGCGGCTCGCAGATCTCCGTCGGCAACCACAGCTTCGGTCCGGCGCTGCAGGCCGGTATCGACTTCCAGGTGACGAAGAAGATCTTCGCCAACGTGGACATCAAGAAGATCTGGATGAAGACGGATGCGTCGCTCAACGGCGCGTCGCTCGGCACGCTTCACATCGACCCGCTCGTGGTCGGCGTGGGCGTCGGCATGAAGTTCTGA
- a CDS encoding alpha/beta fold hydrolase — MASLDSTHPDTATGAQVLPPRSFAQRLGLVSVPRDVLAQRYTQSGSKFIDVMGAKVHYVDEGSNEGDDVPIVMIHGFASSLHTWNGVAAGLAREHRVIQLDLPPFGVTGPLRSARGAVETMNLPMYRRFIDTFMGALGIGQATLVGNSLGGLISWDYAVRHRGAVKRLVLVDAAGFPMKLPVYIALFNHALVRLSAPWMLPEAIVKGAVRNVYGDPRKIDAVTLRRYVDFFHGEGTREAIGKMVPTLDFADLDTDVLKTLDVPTLVLWGEKDRWIPPAHAADFAARIPGAKRVMYAGLGHIPMEEAPLQVLADLRTFFAESAKK; from the coding sequence ATGGCAAGCCTCGATTCCACGCACCCAGACACAGCCACCGGCGCACAGGTGTTGCCGCCCCGCTCGTTCGCGCAGCGGCTCGGGCTCGTGAGTGTGCCCCGCGACGTGCTCGCGCAGCGCTACACGCAAAGCGGCTCGAAATTCATCGACGTCATGGGCGCGAAAGTGCATTACGTCGACGAGGGCAGCAACGAAGGCGATGACGTGCCCATCGTGATGATTCACGGCTTCGCGTCGTCGCTGCATACGTGGAATGGCGTAGCGGCGGGGCTTGCGCGCGAGCATCGCGTGATCCAGCTCGACCTGCCGCCGTTCGGCGTGACGGGGCCGCTGCGCTCGGCGCGCGGCGCCGTCGAAACGATGAACCTGCCGATGTACCGCCGCTTCATCGATACCTTCATGGGCGCGCTCGGCATCGGGCAGGCCACGCTCGTCGGTAACTCGTTAGGTGGACTGATCTCGTGGGACTACGCCGTGCGGCATCGCGGTGCGGTGAAGCGGCTCGTGCTCGTCGACGCCGCCGGTTTTCCGATGAAGCTGCCCGTCTACATCGCGCTCTTCAATCATGCGCTCGTGCGGCTCAGCGCCCCGTGGATGCTGCCCGAAGCCATCGTGAAAGGCGCCGTGCGCAACGTCTACGGCGACCCGCGCAAGATCGACGCTGTCACGCTGCGCCGTTACGTCGATTTCTTTCACGGCGAAGGCACGCGCGAGGCGATCGGCAAGATGGTGCCCACGCTCGATTTCGCGGACCTCGACACCGACGTGCTGAAGACGCTCGACGTCCCCACGCTCGTGCTGTGGGGCGAAAAGGACCGCTGGATTCCGCCGGCCCATGCAGCCGATTTCGCCGCACGCATTCCGGGCGCGAAACGCGTGATGTATGCAGGGCTCGGCCACATTCCGATGGAAGAAGCGCCGCTCCAGGTGCTGGCCGATCTGCGGACGTTTTTCGCGGAGAGCGCAAAGAAGTAG
- a CDS encoding ABC transporter permease subunit yields the protein MKSKLKALAQWPVRRFNLTGRTAVVAGPFVWLLLFFLVPFILVVKISFADQQLGIPPYTELTSYADGIVHVALDLSHYAFLLQDSLYFATYVNSVMVAAISTLLCLLLGYPMAYYIARSNPATRNILMMGVMLPFWTSFLIRVYAWIGILKNNGLLNNFLMSIGIIHVPLELYHTNTAVYIGMVYSYLPFLVMPLYAHLVKMDLTLLEAAYDLGAKPWKAFVQITLPLSRNGIIAGCLLVFIPAVGEYVIPELLGGANTLMIGRVMWNEFFDNADWPMASAVTCAMVLLLLVPMALFQHYQAKDLEGRSR from the coding sequence ATGAAGAGCAAGCTGAAGGCGCTGGCCCAGTGGCCGGTGCGACGATTCAACCTGACGGGCCGCACGGCCGTGGTGGCGGGACCGTTCGTCTGGCTGCTGCTGTTTTTCCTCGTGCCGTTCATCCTGGTCGTGAAGATCAGCTTCGCGGACCAGCAGCTCGGCATTCCGCCGTACACGGAGCTGACCTCGTACGCGGACGGCATCGTCCACGTCGCGCTCGATCTTTCGCACTACGCGTTCCTGCTGCAGGACAGTCTGTATTTCGCGACCTACGTGAACTCGGTGATGGTCGCGGCCATCTCCACGCTGCTGTGCCTGCTGCTCGGCTACCCGATGGCGTACTACATCGCGCGTTCGAACCCGGCTACGCGCAACATCCTGATGATGGGCGTGATGCTGCCGTTCTGGACGTCGTTCCTGATCCGCGTCTACGCGTGGATCGGCATTCTCAAGAACAACGGACTGCTCAACAACTTCCTGATGTCGATCGGCATCATTCATGTGCCGCTCGAGCTTTATCACACGAACACGGCCGTCTACATCGGCATGGTGTATTCGTATCTGCCGTTTCTCGTGATGCCGCTCTACGCACACCTCGTGAAGATGGACCTCACGCTGCTCGAAGCGGCCTACGACCTCGGCGCGAAACCGTGGAAGGCGTTCGTGCAGATCACGCTGCCGCTCTCGCGCAACGGCATCATCGCAGGCTGCCTGCTGGTGTTCATTCCCGCGGTGGGCGAGTACGTGATTCCGGAACTGCTCGGCGGCGCCAACACGCTCATGATCGGCCGCGTCATGTGGAACGAGTTCTTCGACAACGCCGACTGGCCGATGGCGTCCGCCGTCACCTGCGCAATGGTGCTGCTGCTGCTCGTGCCGATGGCGCTGTTCCAGCACTACCAGGCGAAAGACCTGGAGGGGCGCAGCCGATGA